A single window of Providencia alcalifaciens DNA harbors:
- a CDS encoding riboflavin synthase subunit alpha, whose translation MFTGIVQGTAPIIAITERANFRTHVMKFTPELLVGLETGASVAHNGCCLTVTKIEGENVSFDLIKETLRLTNLGELKEGDVVNIERAAKYGDEIGGHVVSGHIVTTAEISKIFTSEDNHQVWLSIYDKALMKYILHKGFVAIDGISLTVGDVINNRFCVHLIPETLARTTLGSKRLGHKVNIEIDPQTQAIVDTVERVLHQKEQEILLKQKQESEDSVDNEKSSI comes from the coding sequence ATGTTTACAGGCATTGTTCAAGGAACCGCTCCAATTATCGCAATCACGGAAAGAGCTAATTTCCGTACTCATGTCATGAAATTCACGCCGGAATTATTAGTGGGTTTAGAAACGGGGGCGTCCGTTGCGCATAACGGTTGCTGTTTAACCGTGACTAAAATTGAGGGGGAAAATGTTAGCTTTGATTTAATCAAAGAGACATTGCGCCTCACTAATTTAGGTGAGTTAAAAGAAGGGGATGTGGTTAATATTGAACGTGCTGCTAAATATGGTGATGAAATTGGCGGACATGTGGTTTCGGGTCATATCGTGACCACTGCAGAAATTAGCAAGATTTTCACCTCTGAAGATAACCATCAAGTTTGGCTATCTATTTATGATAAAGCCTTGATGAAATATATCTTACATAAGGGATTTGTGGCGATTGACGGAATCAGCTTAACGGTCGGTGATGTTATTAATAACCGCTTTTGTGTGCATCTGATCCCAGAAACGTTGGCGAGAACAACACTGGGTAGCAAGCGACTTGGTCATAAAGTCAACATTGAGATTGATCCACAAACTCAAGCTATTGTTGATACTGTTGAGCGTGTTTTGCATCAGAAAGAGCAAGAAATATTATTGAAGCAGAAACAAGAAAGTGAAGACTCAGTAGACAACGAGAAATCATCAATCTAG
- a CDS encoding helix-turn-helix transcriptional regulator gives MLTQYYPPDELKEFVSSVLIIKKFTDAIKVFPGTGAEIWVSTENISMSTHEHTSVNPFQLIIPRVNIFTAIPNNASVMVLRIRHDALRFLLPQRTLNYTDIPTPLNQVWSDNWFKSLANSSFKELNSCFYVTKATKKNHFIDQVIDSLYRNPNKKITEIADDIGYSARLVQKEFLKEFGITPKRYQINCRLEQVMKTMVKEQDTYRWFETGYYDQSHFYRDFKRYFTMTPSAFLKSNYSLFYNTKTKSPLR, from the coding sequence ATGCTGACACAGTATTATCCTCCTGATGAATTAAAAGAGTTTGTTAGTTCAGTTTTGATTATCAAGAAATTTACTGATGCTATTAAAGTCTTCCCAGGCACAGGTGCTGAAATCTGGGTTTCGACTGAAAATATTAGCATGTCGACTCACGAGCATACATCCGTCAATCCATTTCAGTTAATCATCCCCAGAGTCAATATATTTACGGCTATCCCGAATAATGCCAGTGTGATGGTGCTGCGTATTCGCCATGATGCCTTACGTTTTTTGCTTCCCCAGCGCACGTTAAATTATACGGATATCCCCACTCCGCTTAACCAAGTTTGGAGTGATAACTGGTTTAAATCATTGGCCAATTCTTCTTTTAAAGAGTTGAATTCGTGTTTTTACGTCACTAAAGCAACCAAAAAAAACCATTTTATTGACCAAGTCATCGATTCCCTTTATCGAAATCCAAATAAAAAAATTACCGAGATTGCCGATGATATTGGCTACAGCGCACGCTTAGTTCAAAAAGAATTTTTAAAAGAATTTGGGATCACACCAAAACGCTACCAGATCAATTGTCGCCTAGAGCAAGTGATGAAAACCATGGTGAAAGAACAAGATACTTATCGTTGGTTTGAAACGGGCTATTATGATCAATCCCACTTTTATCGTGATTTTAAGCGTTACTTTACCATGACACCGTCGGCGTTTTTAAAGTCAAATTATTCGCTTTTTTACAATACAAAAACAAAGTCTCCATTAAGATAG
- a CDS encoding MATE family efflux transporter, producing the protein MQKYITEARSLLALGIPIFFAQFSQTAMGFVDTIMAGSVSEIEMSAVAVGFSIWLPAILLGQGILMALTPIIAQMNGSGRRNLIGDQVQQGLWLAFILGISIMLLLYNSKLIISNMPHIDQELADKSVRFLHAIMWGAPGYLFYQVYRSQCEGLSKTKPGMVIGFLGLMVNIPVNYIFIYGHFGVPALGGVGCGVATATVYWAMCLMMRWYVKHAPNQRDIRPAQPLGAPNPDILKRIIVLGTPIGLALFFEVTLFAVVALLVAPLGVVAVAGHQVALNFSSVMFMFPLSMGIAVTIRVGYNLGRQSTEAAKVSSYTGLAVGLTLACLTAIFTSTFREPIAMMYNKNPEVVVLASSLMLYAALYQLSDSIQVIGAGVLRGYKDTRSIFFITFTAYWILGLPSGYILALTDFITEPMGPKGFWLGFIIGLTAAAIGMATRILWIHRQPDSTVLLRSTR; encoded by the coding sequence GTGCAGAAATATATTACAGAAGCGCGTAGCTTGCTGGCTCTCGGTATCCCTATCTTCTTCGCCCAATTTTCCCAAACCGCAATGGGGTTTGTGGACACTATTATGGCGGGAAGTGTTAGCGAAATCGAAATGTCAGCTGTGGCTGTTGGTTTTTCTATTTGGTTGCCTGCTATTTTATTAGGGCAAGGTATTCTCATGGCACTCACGCCAATCATTGCTCAAATGAACGGTTCGGGTCGTAGAAACCTGATTGGCGACCAAGTTCAACAAGGCTTGTGGTTAGCCTTTATTTTAGGCATTAGTATCATGTTGCTGTTATATAACAGTAAATTGATCATCAGCAATATGCCTCATATTGACCAAGAGTTAGCCGATAAATCGGTTCGCTTCCTACACGCGATTATGTGGGGAGCCCCGGGTTACCTATTTTATCAAGTATACCGTAGCCAGTGTGAAGGCTTATCAAAAACAAAACCCGGCATGGTGATTGGTTTTCTTGGCTTGATGGTTAATATTCCGGTGAACTATATCTTCATTTATGGTCACTTTGGCGTACCTGCCTTAGGTGGTGTCGGTTGCGGTGTGGCAACAGCAACGGTGTATTGGGCAATGTGCCTGATGATGAGATGGTATGTTAAGCACGCACCAAACCAGAGAGATATTCGCCCTGCTCAACCATTAGGCGCGCCAAACCCGGATATTTTGAAACGCATTATTGTGCTCGGAACACCGATTGGATTAGCGCTGTTTTTTGAAGTCACACTGTTTGCGGTTGTTGCCCTATTGGTCGCACCTTTAGGGGTTGTTGCGGTCGCAGGCCACCAAGTAGCACTTAACTTTAGTTCTGTGATGTTTATGTTCCCATTATCAATGGGTATCGCTGTCACTATCCGAGTTGGTTATAACTTGGGACGTCAGTCTACCGAAGCCGCAAAAGTCTCTTCCTATACTGGGCTAGCGGTGGGATTAACTTTAGCTTGCTTAACGGCCATCTTTACCAGCACGTTCCGTGAACCTATCGCGATGATGTATAACAAGAATCCTGAAGTGGTTGTTTTGGCATCTAGCTTGATGCTCTATGCCGCGCTTTATCAGCTTTCAGATTCTATTCAAGTTATTGGGGCCGGTGTGTTACGTGGATATAAAGATACTCGCTCTATTTTCTTTATTACCTTTACGGCGTATTGGATTTTAGGTTTACCATCTGGCTATATTTTGGCGTTAACCGACTTCATTACCGAACCGATGGGGCCAAAAGGTTTCTGGTTAGGATTTATTATCGGACTCACCGCTGCAGCTATTGGTATGGCAACACGAATTTTGTGGATCCACCGCCAACCTGACAGCACCGTTTTATTACGTTCAACGCGATAA
- a CDS encoding putative quinol monooxygenase, whose translation MSIVVYAQITTEKKDGYLTKKIVSEIAKRSRMEKGCLQYDLMAKENGYIVFEEWENAQALEMYQKSTHFKQLVDAIERDNATFSVNFSEK comes from the coding sequence ATGAGTATTGTTGTATATGCCCAAATCACTACCGAAAAAAAGGATGGGTATTTAACGAAGAAAATCGTTAGCGAAATTGCCAAGCGCAGTCGGATGGAAAAAGGATGTTTGCAGTATGATCTGATGGCAAAAGAAAACGGCTACATTGTGTTTGAAGAGTGGGAAAATGCTCAAGCATTAGAAATGTATCAAAAAAGCACTCATTTTAAACAACTTGTTGACGCGATTGAACGTGACAATGCCACTTTTTCGGTCAATTTTAGTGAGAAGTAA